From Agromyces sp. SYSU T00194, a single genomic window includes:
- a CDS encoding carbohydrate ABC transporter permease: MTTATPEPVPAVEVDVVSPDRPERTERVDRYGRTRPRRGSGNAGLGSRPGFLTYGLLAAFVIGGAYPLWWSFVVASGTNATRGETLPLIPGGNFLANAVQVLDAIPFWLALWNSIVISSVITISVVTFSTLAGYAFAKLRFRGRDGLMIFVIATMAIPTQLGIIPLFMVMRELGWTGEIGAVIVPTLVTAFGVFFMRQYLVDVIPDELIEAARVDGANQIRTFFHVALPAARPAMAILGLFTFMMAWTDYLWPLIVLSPTNPTLQTALSQLQSGYYIDYSIVLAGAVMATIPLLILFVVAGKQLISGIMAGAVKG; the protein is encoded by the coding sequence ATGACCACCGCAACCCCCGAGCCCGTGCCCGCCGTCGAGGTGGACGTGGTCTCGCCCGACCGGCCGGAGCGCACCGAGCGCGTCGACAGGTACGGCCGCACGCGCCCCCGCCGCGGCTCCGGCAACGCCGGCCTCGGCAGCCGCCCCGGCTTCCTCACCTACGGGCTGCTCGCCGCGTTCGTCATCGGCGGCGCCTACCCGCTCTGGTGGTCGTTCGTCGTGGCGAGCGGCACCAACGCCACGCGCGGCGAGACCCTCCCGCTCATCCCGGGCGGCAACTTCCTCGCCAACGCCGTGCAGGTGCTCGACGCCATCCCGTTCTGGCTCGCGCTCTGGAACTCGATCGTCATCTCGTCGGTCATCACGATCTCGGTCGTGACGTTCTCGACGCTCGCGGGCTACGCCTTCGCGAAGCTCCGCTTCCGCGGCCGCGACGGGCTGATGATCTTCGTGATCGCGACCATGGCGATCCCGACCCAGCTCGGCATCATCCCCCTGTTCATGGTGATGCGCGAGCTCGGCTGGACCGGCGAGATCGGCGCGGTCATCGTGCCGACGCTGGTCACCGCGTTCGGCGTGTTCTTCATGCGGCAGTACCTGGTCGACGTGATCCCCGACGAGCTCATCGAGGCGGCGCGGGTCGACGGTGCGAACCAGATCCGCACCTTCTTCCACGTGGCGCTGCCGGCCGCCCGGCCGGCGATGGCGATCCTCGGGCTGTTCACGTTCATGATGGCGTGGACCGACTACCTGTGGCCGCTGATCGTGCTGAGCCCCACCAACCCGACGCTCCAGACGGCCCTCAGCCAGCTGCAGTCGGGCTACTACATCGACTACTCGATCGTGCTCGCGGGCGCCGTCATGGCGACCATCCCGCTGCTGATCCTGTTCGTGGTCGCCGGCAAGCAGCTCATCTCGGGCATCATGGCCGGGGCGGTGAAGGGCTGA
- a CDS encoding carbohydrate ABC transporter permease translates to MTSTLTPPTGTGSPDDEPRRDRAPRLTWRQRLSVFDVKASPYAYVAPFFLLFGLVGLFPLAYTFWVSLFDWDLLKGQGDFVGLDNFWAILNDRFFWNSIRNTISIFLLSAVPQLAMALLLAYLLDQGLRAKTFWRMSVLLPYIVTPVAVAIIFSSVFNEADGLVNNLLNLIGIPDQQWKHDTFLSHIAIASMVNWRWTGYNTLILLAAMQAVPRDLYESAAIDGAGAARRFFSVTIPSIRPTLIFVVITATIGGLQIFTEPRLFDVSNAGGIGGADRQFQTTVLFMWELAFFRRDFGEASAVAWLLFLLIVAFGLVNFLLSRRVATGDARGGRRAARRAARKGADA, encoded by the coding sequence ATGACCTCCACCCTCACACCGCCGACCGGCACCGGCTCCCCCGACGACGAGCCGCGCCGCGACCGCGCGCCCCGCCTGACCTGGCGCCAGCGCCTGAGCGTCTTCGACGTCAAGGCCAGCCCCTACGCCTACGTCGCCCCCTTCTTCCTGCTGTTCGGGCTCGTCGGGCTCTTCCCGCTCGCCTACACGTTCTGGGTGTCGCTGTTCGACTGGGACCTGCTCAAGGGCCAGGGCGACTTCGTCGGGCTGGACAACTTCTGGGCGATCCTGAACGACCGGTTCTTCTGGAACTCGATCCGGAACACCATCAGCATCTTCCTGCTGAGCGCCGTTCCGCAGCTCGCGATGGCGCTGCTGCTGGCGTACCTCCTCGACCAGGGGCTGCGCGCCAAGACGTTCTGGCGCATGAGCGTGCTGCTCCCCTACATCGTCACGCCGGTCGCCGTCGCGATCATCTTCTCGAGCGTGTTCAACGAGGCCGACGGGCTCGTGAACAACCTGCTGAACCTCATCGGCATCCCCGACCAGCAGTGGAAGCACGACACGTTCCTCAGCCACATCGCGATCGCCTCGATGGTGAACTGGCGCTGGACGGGCTACAACACGCTCATCCTGCTCGCCGCGATGCAGGCCGTGCCGCGCGACCTCTACGAGTCCGCCGCCATCGACGGCGCGGGCGCGGCCCGCCGGTTCTTCTCGGTCACCATCCCGAGCATCCGCCCCACCCTCATCTTCGTCGTGATCACGGCCACCATCGGCGGCCTGCAGATCTTCACCGAGCCGCGCCTGTTCGACGTGTCGAACGCCGGCGGCATCGGCGGCGCCGACCGGCAGTTCCAGACCACCGTGCTGTTCATGTGGGAGCTCGCGTTCTTCCGGCGCGACTTCGGCGAGGCGTCCGCCGTGGCCTGGCTGCTGTTCCTGCTCATCGTGGCCTTCGGCCTCGTCAACTTCCTCCTCTCGCGCCGGGTCGCCACCGGCGATGCGCGAGGGGGGCGGCGCGCTGCGCGCCGCGCGGCCCGGAAGGGAGCCGACGCATGA
- a CDS encoding ABC transporter substrate-binding protein produces MKLSRHTKVAAALAGAASVALLASACSTGDGNDEGSGDEPITLTITTFGTFGYDDLYEQYMEEHPNVTIEATNIDTGGNARTDAFTKIAAGSGLSDIVAIEEGWLGSIMEVSDTFVDLRDFGIEDRSSDWVDWKYAQATDADGRVIGYGTDIGPEGLCYNGALFEEAGLPSDRDEVAALIDGDWEHFFDVGRDYQEATGKAWYDHSGFVWNAMVNQLDEGYYTADGELNVDGNAELQERFELLGAATEDGLSAAQAAWDWNGGKSFVDGTFATFVCPGWMLGVVQGNTEAGGGDASTGWDFADVFPGGAANWGGAFLSVPETSEHQEAAAALADWLTQPEQQVAQFEAAGTFPSTVAAQDELAANPTPNEFFNDAPVGEILAGRSVGVVAQFKGPDDSVIQENVFGPPLQKLDRGEVSTQEAWDEALVLLNELVG; encoded by the coding sequence GTGAAGCTCTCACGCCACACGAAGGTCGCGGCGGCACTCGCCGGCGCGGCATCCGTCGCCCTCCTCGCCAGCGCCTGCTCCACCGGAGACGGCAACGACGAGGGATCCGGCGACGAGCCCATCACGCTGACGATCACCACGTTCGGCACGTTCGGCTACGACGACCTCTACGAGCAGTACATGGAGGAGCACCCGAACGTCACGATCGAGGCGACCAACATCGACACCGGCGGCAACGCCCGCACCGACGCCTTCACGAAGATCGCTGCCGGCTCGGGCCTGTCCGACATCGTCGCGATCGAGGAGGGCTGGCTCGGCTCGATCATGGAGGTCTCCGACACGTTCGTCGACCTGCGCGACTTCGGCATCGAGGACCGCTCGAGCGACTGGGTCGACTGGAAGTACGCCCAGGCCACCGACGCCGACGGCCGCGTGATCGGCTACGGCACCGACATCGGCCCCGAGGGCCTCTGCTACAACGGCGCCCTCTTCGAGGAGGCCGGCCTGCCGAGCGACCGCGACGAGGTCGCCGCACTCATCGACGGCGACTGGGAGCACTTCTTCGACGTCGGCCGCGACTACCAGGAGGCCACCGGCAAGGCCTGGTACGACCACTCCGGCTTCGTGTGGAACGCCATGGTGAACCAGCTCGACGAGGGCTACTACACCGCCGACGGCGAGCTGAACGTCGACGGCAACGCCGAACTGCAGGAGCGCTTCGAGCTGCTCGGCGCGGCGACCGAGGACGGCCTGTCGGCCGCCCAGGCGGCCTGGGACTGGAACGGCGGCAAGTCGTTCGTCGACGGCACCTTCGCCACGTTCGTCTGCCCGGGCTGGATGCTCGGCGTCGTGCAGGGCAACACCGAGGCCGGCGGCGGCGACGCCTCGACCGGCTGGGACTTCGCCGACGTCTTCCCCGGCGGCGCGGCGAACTGGGGCGGCGCGTTCCTCTCCGTGCCCGAGACCAGCGAGCACCAGGAGGCCGCAGCGGCCCTCGCCGACTGGCTGACCCAGCCGGAGCAGCAGGTCGCGCAGTTCGAGGCGGCGGGCACGTTCCCGAGCACCGTCGCGGCACAGGACGAGCTCGCGGCGAACCCGACGCCGAACGAGTTCTTCAACGACGCACCCGTCGGCGAGATCCTCGCGGGTCGCTCGGTCGGCGTGGTCGCGCAGTTCAAGGGTCCGGACGACTCCGTCATCCAGGAGAACGTCTTCGGCCCGCCGCTGCAGAAGCTCGACCGCGGCGAGGTCTCCACGCAGGAGGCCTGGGACGAGGCGCTCGTGCTGCTGAACGAGCTGGTCGGCTAG
- a CDS encoding M15 family metallopeptidase, with product MAAASRSRAARPGRRTTTTIVVSLVVALVAALGAGALFGAFGGAIGTAATPTPTPTPTPRPEPASTPDPAPVDTFDRSANSLDDPTSIWVVVNKLNPLEPADFVPPDLVQVPVAHTWVPEMRQEASDAIVAMFTAASEEAGLALASNSAYRSYDSQVSIYTGNDLLTARPGYSEHQTGLTMDIGAASGVCSLDVCLADTPEGVWLRDNAWRFGFILRYPADKTEVTGYQFEPWHFRYVGTDLATEMHDTGVTTLEEFFGLPAAPEYPADQG from the coding sequence ATGGCCGCCGCTTCCCGATCCCGGGCCGCCCGCCCGGGGCGCCGCACCACCACCACGATCGTCGTCTCCCTCGTGGTCGCGCTCGTGGCCGCGCTCGGCGCCGGAGCGCTGTTCGGGGCCTTCGGGGGCGCCATCGGCACCGCCGCGACGCCGACGCCCACGCCCACCCCGACGCCGCGCCCCGAGCCCGCCTCCACGCCCGATCCCGCGCCGGTCGACACCTTCGACCGGTCCGCGAACTCGCTCGACGACCCGACCAGCATCTGGGTGGTCGTCAACAAGCTGAACCCGCTCGAGCCGGCGGACTTCGTGCCGCCCGACCTCGTGCAGGTGCCCGTGGCCCACACCTGGGTGCCCGAGATGCGGCAGGAGGCATCCGATGCCATCGTCGCGATGTTCACCGCCGCCTCTGAGGAGGCCGGCCTCGCGCTCGCCTCGAACTCGGCCTACCGCAGCTACGACTCGCAGGTGTCGATCTACACCGGCAACGACCTGCTCACCGCGCGTCCCGGGTACAGCGAGCACCAGACCGGGCTCACGATGGACATCGGCGCCGCCTCGGGCGTCTGCTCGCTCGACGTGTGCCTCGCCGACACCCCGGAGGGTGTCTGGCTGCGCGACAACGCGTGGCGGTTCGGCTTCATCCTGCGCTACCCGGCCGACAAGACCGAGGTCACCGGGTACCAGTTCGAGCCGTGGCACTTCCGCTACGTCGGCACCGACCTCGCGACCGAGATGCACGACACCGGCGTGACCACGCTCGAGGAGTTCTTCGGGCTGCCGGCCGCTCCCGAGTACCCCGCCGACCAGGGCTGA
- a CDS encoding MFS transporter has translation MLDEPARSDEPARTDEPARTDGVARADEWARPDGTARRSSTGLAMGVLITSQLLAGLGVATGIAVGGILVEDMTGAVALAGLAQTAIVLGAGLLAVPMARLAVARGRHVALGAGYVASAVGAVLVVLAAVTGMVWLIIPGFAGVGAATAAGLQARFAAPEVVRPEFQARAMSIVLWATTIGAVAGPNLSQWGDEVGRSFGLPAFVGPFAFSFVAFAASAVLVGALLRTPPAGTLQGEAPEPVADDAPPPSAFRALRTAVREPRALLAILAIVCAHTVMVGVMVMTPVHLHVHGLGISLIGLVVSIHILGMYGASPLMGWLVDRIGAVRVIGISVAVLAAAVTVGGLWGSAFVGASLALGLLGLGWSAGLIGGSALLTHAVDRRLRVPLQGATDAAMNLAAAASAAFSGLILSLGGYGAVNAVAAVILLPVVVAAIRVVVRKSPVTG, from the coding sequence ATGCTCGACGAACCGGCACGGTCCGACGAACCGGCACGGACCGACGAACCGGCACGGACCGACGGGGTCGCGCGCGCCGACGAGTGGGCGCGGCCGGACGGCACGGCCCGCCGGAGCTCCACCGGCCTCGCGATGGGCGTGCTCATCACGAGCCAGCTCCTCGCCGGCCTCGGCGTCGCCACCGGCATCGCGGTCGGCGGCATCCTGGTCGAGGACATGACCGGGGCGGTCGCCCTCGCGGGCCTCGCGCAGACCGCGATCGTGCTCGGCGCAGGCCTGCTGGCCGTGCCGATGGCGCGCCTCGCCGTCGCCCGCGGGCGGCACGTCGCGCTCGGTGCGGGCTACGTCGCGTCGGCCGTCGGGGCGGTGCTCGTCGTGCTCGCCGCGGTGACGGGCATGGTCTGGCTGATCATCCCGGGCTTCGCCGGAGTGGGGGCCGCGACGGCGGCGGGCCTGCAGGCGCGGTTCGCCGCGCCCGAGGTGGTGCGTCCCGAGTTCCAGGCCCGCGCGATGTCGATCGTGCTGTGGGCCACCACGATCGGCGCGGTCGCCGGGCCGAACCTGTCGCAGTGGGGCGACGAGGTCGGCCGGTCGTTCGGGCTGCCCGCGTTCGTCGGCCCGTTCGCGTTCTCGTTCGTCGCCTTCGCGGCGAGCGCGGTGCTGGTGGGTGCGCTGCTGCGCACCCCGCCCGCCGGCACGCTGCAGGGCGAGGCACCCGAGCCGGTCGCCGACGACGCGCCCCCGCCCAGCGCGTTCCGTGCGCTCCGCACCGCCGTGCGCGAGCCCCGGGCGCTGCTCGCGATCCTCGCGATCGTCTGCGCGCACACCGTCATGGTGGGCGTCATGGTCATGACCCCCGTGCACCTGCACGTGCACGGCCTCGGCATCTCGCTCATCGGCCTGGTCGTGTCGATCCACATCCTCGGCATGTACGGCGCGAGCCCGCTCATGGGCTGGCTCGTCGACCGCATCGGAGCGGTGCGCGTCATCGGCATCAGCGTCGCCGTGCTCGCCGCCGCGGTGACCGTCGGCGGGCTCTGGGGCAGCGCCTTCGTCGGCGCATCCCTCGCCCTCGGGCTGCTCGGCCTCGGCTGGTCGGCGGGCCTGATCGGGGGGTCGGCGCTGCTCACCCACGCGGTCGACCGGCGGCTGCGCGTGCCCCTGCAGGGGGCGACGGATGCGGCCATGAACCTCGCCGCGGCCGCCTCGGCGGCGTTCTCGGGGCTGATCCTCAGCCTCGGTGGCTACGGCGCGGTGAATGCCGTCGCGGCGGTGATCCTGTTGCCGGTGGTGGTCGCCGCGATCCGCGTCGTGGTGCGGAAGTCGCCGGTCACCGGCTGA
- a CDS encoding amidase domain-containing protein, which yields MPYTPFHRARARIDGGRAAGTDARHGRHLAPAARRATAIALPSTAIRRVLLATAAFGTVAACAIGATVTGAWAAPESGRTLTAAAQASLQHAEIAASVTPAPSEPVVFAAASVDEVPVTGGTEVEVTGTDLSSVAAVAVDGDEVSITDHADDAITFEMPASDAGRTGDVDVTFLDADGDEIPVVDPVAAADHLASVAGTDLVATIIGDDGVLTTPADTGSGAASADASAADAGDADASAALVLTYVPDPGIERQMAYVMKHWNSYNSAEYIVISGADCANFASQSLAARGWTMDKGWGYSSAGYTPSWISSTALRDYLASKPDRATDLGSDRSEVKVGDIAQFDWDNSGDRDHTTIVSRVEHTSSGTKIWVAGHTKDSDYWSVDEALANSGGSVQFWSIH from the coding sequence GTGCCCTACACCCCCTTCCACCGTGCCCGCGCGCGCATCGACGGCGGCCGCGCCGCCGGAACCGACGCCCGCCACGGCCGCCACCTCGCCCCCGCAGCCCGCCGTGCGACGGCCATCGCCCTGCCGTCCACCGCGATCCGGCGCGTCCTGCTCGCGACCGCTGCCTTCGGCACCGTCGCGGCCTGCGCCATCGGCGCGACCGTCACCGGCGCCTGGGCGGCGCCCGAGTCGGGCCGCACGCTGACCGCCGCCGCGCAGGCCTCGCTGCAGCACGCCGAGATCGCGGCATCCGTGACCCCCGCCCCGTCGGAGCCGGTCGTCTTCGCGGCTGCGTCGGTCGACGAGGTCCCCGTGACCGGCGGCACCGAGGTCGAGGTCACCGGCACCGACCTGTCGAGCGTCGCCGCGGTCGCGGTCGACGGCGACGAGGTCTCCATCACCGACCACGCCGACGACGCCATCACGTTCGAGATGCCGGCCTCCGACGCGGGTCGCACCGGCGACGTCGACGTGACCTTCCTCGACGCCGACGGCGACGAGATCCCCGTGGTCGACCCGGTGGCCGCGGCCGACCACCTCGCCTCGGTCGCCGGCACCGACCTGGTCGCGACCATCATCGGCGACGACGGCGTGCTCACGACCCCCGCCGACACCGGCTCGGGCGCCGCCTCGGCCGACGCGAGTGCTGCCGACGCGGGCGACGCGGATGCATCCGCTGCCCTCGTGCTCACCTACGTGCCCGACCCCGGCATCGAGCGGCAGATGGCGTACGTCATGAAGCACTGGAACTCGTACAACAGCGCGGAGTACATCGTCATCTCGGGCGCCGACTGCGCGAACTTCGCCAGCCAGTCGCTCGCCGCCCGCGGGTGGACGATGGACAAGGGCTGGGGCTACTCGTCCGCCGGCTACACGCCGAGCTGGATCAGCTCGACGGCGTTGCGCGACTACCTCGCCTCGAAGCCCGACCGCGCGACCGACCTCGGCTCCGACCGCTCCGAGGTCAAGGTCGGCGACATCGCCCAGTTCGACTGGGACAACTCGGGCGACCGCGACCACACCACGATCGTCAGCCGTGTCGAGCACACGAGCTCGGGCACGAAGATCTGGGTCGCCGGCCACACCAAGGACTCCGACTACTGGAGCGTCGACGAGGCGCTCGCGAACTCCGGCGGCTCGGTCCAGTTCTGGAGCATCCACTAG
- the treZ gene encoding malto-oligosyltrehalose trehalohydrolase, which yields MTEFRVWAPTPERVTLVVGDERVPMTGGADGWWSAEASAAPGTDYGFLLGDGDTPRPDPRSRRQPDGVHGLSRVFDPGAHHWGDGDWTGRPLAGGVIYELHIGTFTPEGTLDSAIDRLDHLVDLGVDFVEVLPVNAFNGTHNWGYDGVAWFAVQETYGGPAAYQRFVDACHRRGLAVIQDVVYNHLGPSGNYLPEFGPYLHQAAANTWGLSVNLDGQGSDEVRRFILDNVQMWFRDHHVDGLRLDAVHALVDHRATHLLEEIAIETDAAQAELGRPLTLIAESDLNDPRMIRPRADHGLGMTAQWSDDFHHALHVNLTGETVGYYADFDSVGALAKVLERGFFHDGTFSSFRGRTHGRPIDRERTPTSALVVFAQDHDQIGNRATGDRLTATLDEGRLRLAALLMLTAPNTPMLFMGEEWAASTPWQFFTSHPEPELGRATAEGRIAEFARMGWDPSIVPDPQDPETFTRSKLDWTEPYGDRDDGGDLHARTHALYRELIALRRARPELTDPRFGTVRVEYSEDDRWLVLHRGALAVAANLGDAPVTVPASGRVLLATDAGASPSPEGLVLPAASGAVLETA from the coding sequence ATGACCGAGTTCCGCGTGTGGGCGCCGACGCCCGAGCGGGTCACCCTGGTGGTCGGCGACGAGCGCGTGCCGATGACCGGCGGGGCCGACGGGTGGTGGTCGGCCGAGGCATCCGCCGCCCCCGGCACCGACTACGGCTTTCTCCTGGGCGACGGCGACACCCCGCGGCCCGACCCGCGCTCGCGCCGGCAGCCCGACGGGGTACACGGCCTCAGCCGCGTGTTCGACCCGGGCGCGCACCACTGGGGCGACGGCGACTGGACCGGGCGGCCGCTCGCCGGCGGCGTGATCTACGAGCTGCACATCGGCACGTTCACGCCCGAGGGCACGCTCGACTCGGCGATCGACCGGCTCGACCACCTCGTCGACCTCGGCGTCGACTTCGTCGAGGTGCTGCCGGTCAACGCGTTCAACGGCACGCACAACTGGGGCTACGACGGCGTCGCCTGGTTCGCGGTGCAGGAGACCTACGGCGGGCCCGCCGCGTACCAGCGGTTCGTCGACGCGTGCCACCGGCGCGGGCTGGCGGTGATCCAGGACGTGGTCTACAACCACCTCGGCCCGAGCGGCAACTACCTGCCCGAGTTCGGGCCGTACCTGCACCAGGCGGCGGCCAACACCTGGGGGCTGTCGGTCAACCTCGACGGGCAGGGCTCCGACGAGGTGCGCCGGTTCATCCTCGACAACGTGCAGATGTGGTTCCGCGACCACCACGTCGACGGGTTGCGGCTCGATGCCGTGCACGCGCTCGTCGACCACCGCGCCACGCACCTGCTCGAGGAGATCGCGATCGAGACGGATGCCGCACAGGCAGAGCTCGGCCGCCCCCTGACGCTCATCGCCGAGAGCGACCTCAACGACCCGCGCATGATCCGCCCGCGGGCCGACCACGGGCTCGGCATGACCGCGCAGTGGAGCGACGACTTCCACCACGCGCTGCACGTGAACCTCACCGGCGAGACCGTCGGCTACTACGCCGACTTCGACTCGGTGGGCGCGCTGGCGAAGGTGCTCGAGCGCGGGTTCTTCCACGACGGCACGTTCTCGAGCTTCCGCGGGCGCACGCACGGCCGCCCGATCGACCGCGAGCGCACGCCCACGTCGGCGCTCGTGGTGTTCGCGCAGGATCACGACCAGATCGGCAACCGCGCCACCGGCGACCGCCTCACCGCGACGCTCGACGAGGGCCGGCTGCGGCTCGCGGCGCTGCTGATGCTCACCGCCCCGAACACGCCGATGCTCTTCATGGGCGAGGAGTGGGCGGCGTCGACGCCGTGGCAGTTCTTCACGTCGCATCCGGAGCCCGAACTCGGCCGCGCCACCGCCGAAGGGCGCATCGCCGAGTTCGCGCGCATGGGCTGGGACCCGTCCATCGTGCCCGACCCGCAGGACCCCGAGACGTTCACGCGCTCGAAGCTCGACTGGACCGAGCCCTACGGCGACCGCGACGACGGCGGCGACCTGCACGCCCGCACGCACGCGCTCTACCGCGAGCTCATCGCGCTGCGCCGCGCGCGGCCAGAGCTCACCGACCCGCGCTTCGGCACCGTGCGCGTCGAGTACTCCGAGGACGACCGCTGGCTCGTGCTGCACCGCGGCGCGCTCGCCGTCGCCGCGAACCTCGGCGACGCGCCCGTCACCGTGCCGGCCTCCGGCCGCGTGCTCCTGGCGACGGATGCCGGTGCCTCGCCGTCGCCCGAGGGCCTGGTGCTGCCCGCGGCATCCGGTGCCGTGCTCGAGACCGCCTGA